A region of Streptomyces sp. WMMC500 DNA encodes the following proteins:
- a CDS encoding DNA methyltransferase, with product MSVTTRNQVFSAVHTVGGLLPADMLVRISESKEGKDVPGSGPADYHVIGPRRSVRDEAERHWDYLLGVWRELREKLPVSAEAELPADATGHAIGQWLEPLFNELGFGRLTTVASGEYRADSDPDRVFPLSHRWHHVPVHMAAWNAVLDKRPGGVGTVPPHSLVQECLNRREAHLWGVLTNGRQLRLLRDSNALATASYVEFDLEAIFDGELFSEFVLLYRLLHVSRFETGEAGAPSVCWLEKWRTEAIASGTRALDHHRDGVQRAITTLGTGFLRHPGNTALRQNLDVDRFHASLLRLAYRMIFLFVAEDRDALLDPGASEDSRKRYATYFSSARLRRLALRRQGTAHADQYAALRIVLDALGREDGRPELGLPGLGGLFDDTAADAPLRDCTLSNASLLEAVRHLSRVRDEKTARWRPVDYRNMGSEELGSIYESLLELVPKHSAAERTFELVNRLGNDRKKTGSYYTPASLIETLLDSTLDPVIDDAQKRGEQAAAAAGEPDPSETVVAELLSLTVCDPACGSGHFLVAAARRIAKRVAAVRESNPEPTPVAVRRALHEVVARCVYGVDLNPMAVELAKVSLWLEALEPGKALGFLDAHIKHGNGLVGATPALMLDGIPSKAFKAVEGDDAKYAKALEKKNENERRGQSGLFDVVVEPKVSNTVFASGLRRITSAPSDELREVHAQQAAYEDLQEQTEYVHARHLADAWCAAFMWRKAKDAPPPVTHEVFRALSNPEGSSASAATHEEIDRLRDLYRFFHWHLEFPEVFTVPEGAGARDGAGVDPATGWSGGFSCVVGNPPWDKVDFEDKKYFSVVEPSIAAIAGTARRTRIAEWEAENEKAGNPEAGRRYRQARRMVKSTFLFAGASGAFPLCGKGLTIKGVNSLQTDQLFAERFATIAAPRSRFGCILPTAIATGAGAQYLFSDFTRRGAVAALYDFENRKQLFVGVDSRYKFCLLSLVGRELREPTARFAFFLEDPTDLDDAERVFALSPEEIARINPNTGTLPIFRTRRDADLTAAIYGNLPVLWNDADKVDNPWGVVFKNLFNMSDDSDLFRTREVLEREGWELHGNVFIRDGKRMLPLYEGKMAHHFDHRWNTYYGKGNEDRRRLSIAEKQEAARAAMPRYWVEEEGDIPTVRNGREVKVPGVARRLKELGWEHEWLCGWRDVCRTTDERTAIAALLPLGAVGHTYPLMLPLMSADLVGVLVAAQSSLVFDFVSRQKIGGIHMALMTWKQLPVPAPRDMESHSPFITPRFLELAYTALNMAPLARDLDDSEAPFRWDEDRRAQIRAELDAYFLHLYGISRDDADYILESFQSETGGLKNNEIAKYGHYRTKDLVLAEYDRMAAVGVSLITPLVDGESYTSTLTPPPGHGPRHPAEPETA from the coding sequence CGGTCGCCTCCGGCGAGTACCGGGCCGACAGCGACCCCGACCGCGTCTTCCCCCTCAGCCACCGCTGGCACCACGTGCCCGTCCACATGGCCGCCTGGAACGCGGTCCTCGACAAGCGGCCGGGCGGCGTCGGCACCGTCCCCCCGCACTCCCTCGTCCAGGAGTGCCTGAACCGGCGCGAAGCCCACCTGTGGGGGGTGCTCACCAACGGCCGGCAGTTGCGCCTGCTGCGCGACTCCAACGCCCTGGCCACCGCCTCGTACGTCGAGTTCGACCTCGAAGCGATCTTCGACGGCGAACTGTTCAGCGAGTTCGTCCTCCTGTACCGGCTGCTGCACGTCTCCCGCTTCGAGACCGGCGAGGCGGGGGCGCCCTCCGTGTGCTGGCTGGAGAAGTGGCGTACCGAGGCGATCGCCTCCGGCACCCGGGCGCTTGACCACCACCGCGACGGCGTCCAGCGGGCCATCACCACGCTCGGCACCGGCTTCCTGCGCCACCCCGGCAACACGGCACTGCGCCAGAACCTCGACGTCGACCGCTTCCACGCGTCCCTGCTGCGTCTCGCCTACCGGATGATCTTCCTCTTCGTCGCCGAGGACCGCGACGCTCTGCTCGATCCCGGCGCGAGCGAAGACTCCCGCAAGCGGTACGCCACCTACTTCAGCTCCGCACGGCTGCGCCGCCTCGCCCTGCGCCGCCAGGGCACCGCACACGCCGACCAGTACGCCGCGCTGCGCATCGTCCTGGACGCCCTGGGCCGCGAGGACGGCCGGCCCGAGCTGGGCCTGCCCGGCCTCGGCGGCCTCTTCGACGACACCGCCGCGGACGCCCCGCTGCGCGACTGCACGCTGTCCAACGCCTCCCTGCTGGAGGCGGTGCGCCACCTCTCGCGCGTACGGGACGAGAAGACGGCGCGCTGGCGGCCGGTGGACTACCGCAACATGGGCTCGGAGGAACTCGGCTCCATCTACGAGTCCCTTCTCGAACTCGTCCCCAAGCACAGCGCGGCCGAGCGCACCTTCGAGCTGGTCAACCGCCTGGGTAACGACCGCAAGAAGACCGGCTCCTACTACACACCGGCCTCGCTCATCGAGACCCTGCTCGACTCCACCCTCGACCCGGTCATCGACGACGCCCAGAAGCGCGGCGAGCAGGCCGCGGCGGCGGCAGGAGAGCCGGACCCGTCGGAGACGGTCGTCGCCGAGCTGCTGTCGCTGACGGTCTGCGACCCGGCATGCGGGTCGGGCCACTTCCTGGTGGCGGCAGCCCGCCGGATCGCCAAGCGGGTGGCGGCGGTACGGGAGAGCAACCCCGAGCCGACGCCGGTCGCGGTGCGCAGAGCACTCCACGAGGTGGTCGCCCGGTGCGTGTACGGGGTGGACCTCAACCCGATGGCGGTGGAACTGGCGAAGGTGTCGCTGTGGCTGGAGGCGTTGGAGCCGGGAAAGGCGCTGGGCTTCCTGGACGCGCACATCAAGCACGGGAACGGGCTGGTGGGCGCGACGCCGGCGTTGATGCTGGACGGCATCCCGAGCAAGGCGTTCAAGGCGGTCGAGGGCGACGACGCGAAGTACGCGAAGGCCCTGGAGAAGAAGAACGAGAACGAACGACGGGGCCAGAGTGGGCTGTTCGACGTGGTGGTGGAGCCGAAGGTCTCCAACACCGTCTTCGCGTCGGGCCTGCGCCGGATCACCAGTGCCCCGTCTGACGAACTGCGTGAGGTACACGCCCAGCAGGCAGCGTACGAGGACTTGCAGGAACAGACGGAGTACGTCCACGCCCGGCATCTTGCGGACGCCTGGTGCGCCGCGTTCATGTGGCGGAAGGCGAAGGACGCGCCGCCGCCGGTGACCCACGAGGTGTTCCGGGCGCTGAGCAACCCGGAGGGCAGCTCGGCGTCGGCGGCGACGCACGAGGAGATCGACCGGCTGCGGGACCTGTACCGCTTCTTCCACTGGCACCTGGAGTTCCCGGAGGTGTTCACGGTCCCGGAAGGCGCGGGGGCGAGGGATGGCGCGGGGGTGGACCCGGCTACGGGATGGTCGGGCGGGTTCTCGTGTGTGGTGGGCAATCCGCCGTGGGACAAGGTCGACTTCGAGGACAAGAAGTACTTCAGTGTGGTCGAACCGTCGATCGCGGCGATCGCAGGGACGGCACGGCGCACGCGGATCGCGGAGTGGGAAGCGGAGAACGAGAAGGCCGGGAACCCGGAGGCGGGGCGGCGGTACCGGCAGGCGCGGCGGATGGTGAAGTCGACGTTCCTCTTCGCGGGTGCGTCGGGGGCGTTCCCGCTGTGCGGCAAGGGCTTGACGATCAAGGGGGTCAACTCCCTTCAGACTGACCAGTTGTTCGCGGAGCGCTTCGCGACGATCGCGGCCCCCCGGAGCCGCTTCGGGTGCATCCTGCCGACGGCCATTGCCACGGGAGCGGGGGCGCAGTACCTGTTCAGCGACTTCACGCGGCGGGGCGCGGTGGCGGCGCTGTACGACTTCGAGAACCGGAAGCAGCTCTTCGTGGGGGTGGACTCCCGCTACAAATTCTGTCTGTTGTCGCTGGTCGGCCGGGAGCTGCGGGAGCCCACGGCTCGCTTCGCCTTCTTCTTGGAAGACCCGACGGATCTGGATGACGCGGAGCGTGTCTTCGCGCTCAGCCCGGAGGAGATCGCGCGCATTAATCCCAACACGGGGACGCTGCCGATCTTCCGGACGCGGCGGGACGCGGATCTTACGGCAGCGATCTACGGGAATCTTCCGGTGTTGTGGAATGACGCGGATAAGGTAGATAACCCGTGGGGCGTCGTCTTCAAGAATCTTTTCAACATGTCCGATGACTCCGACCTCTTCCGGACTCGCGAGGTGCTGGAACGGGAGGGGTGGGAGCTGCATGGCAATGTGTTTATTCGAGATGGTAAGCGGATGCTTCCCCTATATGAGGGCAAGATGGCTCACCACTTCGATCATCGTTGGAACACCTACTACGGCAAGGGAAACGAGGACCGTCGTCGGCTCAGTATTGCTGAGAAGCAGGAAGCCGCCCGTGCCGCAATGCCTCGGTATTGGGTTGAGGAAGAAGGAGATATCCCTACTGTACGGAACGGCAGGGAGGTCAAAGTTCCTGGTGTCGCACGTCGGCTGAAGGAACTCGGCTGGGAACATGAGTGGCTGTGTGGTTGGCGAGATGTCTGCCGTACAACCGATGAGCGCACAGCGATCGCCGCTCTGCTGCCGCTTGGGGCCGTCGGACATACCTACCCGCTGATGTTGCCGCTCATGTCCGCCGATCTTGTGGGCGTTCTAGTGGCGGCCCAGAGTTCCCTCGTCTTCGACTTCGTTAGTCGCCAGAAGATCGGCGGCATCCACATGGCTCTCATGACATGGAAGCAGCTCCCTGTCCCCGCTCCGCGTGACATGGAGTCGCACTCGCCGTTTATCACCCCCCGCTTCCTGGAACTCGCTTATACCGCCTTGAACATGGCCCCACTTGCCCGGGACCTCGACGACAGCGAAGCCCCCTTCCGCTGGGATGAGGATCGTCGAGCGCAAATCCGCGCCGAATTGGACGCCTACTTCTTGCATCTCTACGGAATTAGCCGCGACGATGCGGACTACATTCTGGAGTCCTTTCAGTCGGAGACGGGCGGCCTCAAGAACAACGAGATCGCCAAGTACGGTCACTACCGCACCAAGGACCTCGTCCTCGCCGAGTACGACCGCATGGCCGCCGTCGGCGTAAGCCTCATCACGCCCCTCGTAGACGGCGAGAGCTACACCTCCACGCTCACCCCGCCCCCCGGCCACGGGCCGCGTCACCCCGCCGAGCCGGAGACTGCCTGA
- a CDS encoding helix-turn-helix transcriptional regulator has product MPPRSIPSERQKRLGAELRRMRNDTGETTEFAARLLGLDRAKISNIESGVRAITPERVRTLATNYGCNDERYVEAVVAMAEPRPRDWWETYRGQLPAGLLDITEMEWHATAVRAGVFLHAPGLLQTDGYVRAVGNAALPALSDHEIELRVALRLQRQQVLHRRDPISYTAYIHEAALRIEFGGAKVMRAQLNHLGEMSELGHVDVRVVPFSSGAFPGAGQALSYATGVVPQLDTVQLDSAHGPGFTHAPAQLDKYRAQLDWMEAASFDSSKSRDFILALAKA; this is encoded by the coding sequence ATGCCACCACGGAGCATCCCCAGCGAGCGTCAGAAGCGTCTCGGTGCGGAACTGCGGAGGATGAGGAACGACACGGGCGAAACCACCGAGTTCGCTGCCCGGTTGCTCGGTCTGGACAGAGCGAAGATCTCGAACATCGAGTCCGGCGTTCGTGCTATCACTCCCGAGCGTGTGCGTACGCTCGCCACGAACTACGGTTGCAACGACGAGCGATACGTCGAGGCGGTCGTCGCCATGGCTGAGCCTCGGCCGCGTGACTGGTGGGAGACCTACCGTGGTCAGTTGCCAGCGGGGCTGCTCGACATCACCGAGATGGAGTGGCATGCCACTGCGGTACGGGCCGGGGTCTTCCTGCACGCGCCAGGGCTGCTCCAGACCGACGGGTACGTCAGAGCGGTGGGCAACGCCGCGCTTCCGGCTCTCTCGGACCACGAGATCGAACTGCGCGTCGCCCTCCGCCTACAACGCCAGCAGGTGCTGCACCGGCGCGATCCGATCTCGTACACCGCCTACATCCACGAGGCAGCGCTGCGGATCGAGTTCGGTGGGGCCAAGGTCATGCGGGCTCAGTTGAACCATCTTGGCGAGATGAGCGAGCTGGGCCACGTGGACGTGAGAGTCGTACCGTTCTCGTCCGGTGCATTTCCCGGGGCAGGGCAAGCGCTCAGCTACGCGACAGGGGTCGTGCCCCAGCTCGACACGGTGCAACTCGACTCCGCCCATGGACCTGGGTTCACTCACGCACCAGCCCAACTCGACAAGTATCGTGCGCAACTGGACTGGATGGAGGCCGCATCTTTCGACTCCAGCAAGTCCCGAGACTTCATACTCGCCCTCGCCAAAGCCTGA
- a CDS encoding ATP-binding protein: MPENAPLTPATPEPAPAAASTARRAPAGRPGHQLAAGGVRSSLPAYTLGSPYALQSASAITHCPPPPPGLKEPSASHFAYGLTLPSATGTPVIAHDSAGAVLDVHGVEDELIDPALSLVHELAVHACRFTGAGELVHLVLRRSDGGALQVVAYDTHTPHLNSRLAGQCAERRRVSLAAVRELTEAGGGEWGFAASHPPAAGVCTWATIAHGVQGASGAAGVAHGEVA; encoded by the coding sequence ATGCCCGAAAACGCACCGCTGACCCCCGCAACGCCGGAACCAGCCCCCGCCGCAGCCTCGACCGCCCGCCGCGCTCCCGCAGGTCGTCCCGGTCACCAACTGGCCGCAGGCGGCGTGCGGTCCAGCCTGCCCGCGTACACCCTCGGCTCGCCCTACGCGCTCCAGTCGGCATCGGCGATCACTCACTGCCCGCCGCCTCCCCCGGGCCTCAAGGAGCCCTCCGCCTCCCACTTCGCCTACGGTCTGACGCTTCCCTCGGCCACCGGGACGCCGGTGATCGCGCACGACTCGGCGGGGGCCGTCCTCGACGTGCACGGTGTCGAGGACGAACTGATCGACCCGGCGCTCAGCCTCGTCCACGAACTCGCCGTGCACGCCTGCCGCTTCACCGGTGCCGGGGAGTTGGTGCACCTCGTACTCCGCCGCTCCGACGGCGGTGCGCTCCAGGTGGTGGCGTACGACACGCACACCCCGCACCTCAACTCCCGCCTTGCCGGTCAGTGCGCAGAACGCCGCCGGGTCTCTCTCGCGGCGGTTCGTGAACTCACGGAAGCCGGCGGCGGGGAGTGGGGGTTCGCCGCCTCGCATCCGCCCGCCGCCGGCGTGTGCACCTGGGCCACGATCGCGCACGGCGTGCAGGGTGCGTCGGGCGCGGCGGGCGTCGCGCATGGCGAGGTCGCTTGA